ACCATAACAAAAAAGTTGGTCGCTCAGATTTACATCCAGAGGCAAAATGGTGGCTTGTCCATTCCGTGTAAGATTCTGCGTGTCAATATTTGCTCCATCCACAAGCCACAACACACGACCTCCGTGCATAATATATTGATCAATAATAAATTTTTCCTGCTCGGTGAAAGGTGTTTTGGGTTTTGCAATAATAACAACTTTAAACGGATCCAGCGCTTTAGGATCAGTACCCAAGCTGCCACGATCGATTTCAAAATAGCGGCTCAACGCTGTCGATGCATCATACACTTCTGCTTCTGAAAGCTCGCCGTTGCCTTCCAGAAAAGCAATCTTCTCTATCTCTTTTGATTCTAACCGACGAATAGCATCCGTAATTTGATATTCCAGCTCTTCAACAGATGCATTCAGGTTTTCATCTCCTGAATTTCCTGGAATGTTAACCAATAAATTCACCGGTACCGTATCATGATGGGCAATGATTTCCGCCCAGGGAAAAATAACTTTTTCCACAGCTTTCCCATTGCCATCCTTTTCATACACAGTTGTAGCATGTAATCCTCTGTTCTCAAGCGCTGCATACGCTTTTGCCTGAGCTTCAGATGAAGATTGATTCGTCGGGTCAATAAAATGAATATCAATAGGTTCTTTAGAATAAATTTTTAATTCATCCAACAGATTGGCAGTCGCATTTTTCAGTCTTAAAAAGCCCACATTTAAGTCCCCATCCAGATATACATTCACTTTCAAAGGATCTTGCAATGATTTCATCAGATGCTTTGTATTGGAAGATAACGAAAAGCGTTTATCCGATGTTAAATCTATCCGAAAAAAATAATGTCGAGACAATATGTTGACAACCACAATAGACGCTATGATCAAAAAAGACTGAAACATAAGCTTTCGCGTTGTCGCGCCAAACCGGAACCATTGCATGAGGGAACTCGTGTAAAAACAGTTAGTAAATTACAAAATGAAAGCTAGAAATCTTACTGGCACATGATTACGCGCCTGCATGCCATGCGTCAGTTCTGCATTGAAATAAATCGCATCGCCCTCTTCTAAAATGATTCGTTTCCCATTGATCTGCAACAACAAGCTCCCTTCAATGACATAATTGAATTCCTGACCCGCATGTGCATTTGAAGGAAATGGAGCATCCGAAGGTTCAACCGTTACAATAAACGGATCGCCTTTCCTATTGGCAAAGCCGGCTGCCAATGACTCATATTTGTATGCTTTGCTACGTTCCAGAGCAACCCCTTGTCCTTTCCGGGTTACATAATAAGCATTCATACGTGGTTCATCACCAAAAAGCAACGCAGTCATCTCAACGCCATAATGAGAAGCTATGGTGTGCAACAATCCAACTGGAATATCTTTTTCTCCACTTTCATATGCCAGATATTCCTGCTCAGACAACTCACACGATGCAGCCATTTCTTCTATATCAATGGCCAAAGCTTCACGCAAGCCGCGCAACCGGGCAGCAATTTGTTTAATTGATTCGTTCATAATTAATAATTTACCAACAAAACATCACACTGTTTGAAGACGGATAATACATTGGCCCAGACTTTCTTCCCAGTGTGTAATAGGAATATGGAATGTATTTTTGAATTTCGTTTTATTCAGGACACTATAAAAAGGACGTGGAGCTTTAGCCGGATAAGCGGAAGATTCAATAGGTTGTACATTGCATTTTATCCCCGCAAGGCGATGAATGGCTATAGCAAAATCATACCAACTACAAACGCCTTCATTTGAGAAATGGTATGTGCCAGTTCTGAAATAATTCTCATCCCGAATGGTTTCTTTCACAATGTGTACAATAGCAACAGCCAGATCAGCAGCATATGTTGGAGTTCCAATCTGATCATAGACAACCGATATCGTGTCTTTTTCCTTGCCTAATCTGATCATGGTCTTCACAAAATTATTTCCAAAAGAGGAATAAAGCCATGATGTGCGAAGGATAATAGCATCCAGGCAGACACGAAGCAATTCTTCTTCTCCTTCGGCTTTTGATTTACCATAAACTGTTTCAGGAGCCGTTTGCATATCTTCTACATACGGATGATACGTTTTTCCGCTAAAAACATAGTCAGTCGAAACATGAATAACTTTACAACCAACAGAAGCTGCTACTTCTCCGATATTGCGTACAGCATCACGATTAATTGCATAACACAGTTCTACATCATCTTCTGCTTTATCAACAGCTGTATAAGCTGCACAATTAATGATAAAGTCCAAAGAATACCGGGAACCAAATTGTTCTAAAGCTTCTTTATTACAAATATCCAGTGTATCAACATCTGTAAATACAAAGTTCATATCATCCAATTCCGGCGCCAATCGTTGGATTTCGTTCCCTAACTGTCCATTTGATCCGGTTACTAAAATCGTCACCATGATTTGATTATTAAATAATTACAATTAATGGGATATAAAATTGAAATTCATTTCCGCCTCTGCGAAGTCAGGATGAATCTTGTCCTT
The sequence above is drawn from the Microbacter margulisiae genome and encodes:
- a CDS encoding helix-turn-helix domain-containing protein — its product is MNESIKQIAARLRGLREALAIDIEEMAASCELSEQEYLAYESGEKDIPVGLLHTIASHYGVEMTALLFGDEPRMNAYYVTRKGQGVALERSKAYKYESLAAGFANRKGDPFIVTVEPSDAPFPSNAHAGQEFNYVIEGSLLLQINGKRIILEEGDAIYFNAELTHGMQARNHVPVRFLAFIL
- the gldG gene encoding gliding motility-associated ABC transporter substrate-binding protein GldG encodes the protein MQWFRFGATTRKLMFQSFLIIASIVVVNILSRHYFFRIDLTSDKRFSLSSNTKHLMKSLQDPLKVNVYLDGDLNVGFLRLKNATANLLDELKIYSKEPIDIHFIDPTNQSSSEAQAKAYAALENRGLHATTVYEKDGNGKAVEKVIFPWAEIIAHHDTVPVNLLVNIPGNSGDENLNASVEELEYQITDAIRRLESKEIEKIAFLEGNGELSEAEVYDASTALSRYFEIDRGSLGTDPKALDPFKVVIIAKPKTPFTEQEKFIIDQYIMHGGRVLWLVDGANIDTQNLTRNGQATILPLDVNLSDQLFCYGVRINPDVVEDVQCINVPVNVARQNDPPQFKPMPWFFSPLLLTSPYNPVTRNLGAVKADFASSIDLVGDSVHAKADILLVTSNASHILAPPAFIDLKHLPDPEDQHYFNIQNVPVAVALSGIFTSDFANQMVPEGIDPHTPIARFSKPTRMIVVSDGDIIRNDVQDNQGKLQALPLGYDRYSNRQYSNRAFIVNAVQYLSDQDGWMNLRSRQFKLRLLNRLASTEGKLTWQLINVLAPVLLLLVFAALYLFIRKKRFQ
- the rfbD gene encoding dTDP-4-dehydrorhamnose reductase translates to MVTILVTGSNGQLGNEIQRLAPELDDMNFVFTDVDTLDICNKEALEQFGSRYSLDFIINCAAYTAVDKAEDDVELCYAINRDAVRNIGEVAASVGCKVIHVSTDYVFSGKTYHPYVEDMQTAPETVYGKSKAEGEEELLRVCLDAIILRTSWLYSSFGNNFVKTMIRLGKEKDTISVVYDQIGTPTYAADLAVAIVHIVKETIRDENYFRTGTYHFSNEGVCSWYDFAIAIHRLAGIKCNVQPIESSAYPAKAPRPFYSVLNKTKFKNTFHIPITHWEESLGQCIIRLQTV